From one Catenuloplanes nepalensis genomic stretch:
- a CDS encoding TetR-like C-terminal domain-containing protein codes for MPTPDPARRNERSRRAILDATRALLDETGYAELTVGAIAARAGAGKQTIYRWWGGKSAVVLDALFDTVATGDVALPDTGDLRADLRLVVRATVAEFADPRLSATTRALTVETLSDETMAGEVRDRLLRPQLDAVKDRLRAGGVPADVDLDVAVELIFGPIYHRWLLRTGPLTEDYADRLVDLVMAAIGDRASG; via the coding sequence GTGCCGACCCCCGACCCCGCCCGCCGCAACGAGCGCTCCCGCCGCGCCATCCTCGACGCCACCCGGGCGCTGCTCGACGAGACCGGCTACGCGGAGCTCACCGTCGGCGCGATCGCGGCCCGGGCCGGAGCCGGCAAGCAGACGATCTACCGCTGGTGGGGCGGCAAGAGTGCGGTCGTGCTGGACGCACTGTTCGACACGGTCGCGACCGGCGACGTGGCGCTGCCCGACACCGGTGACCTCCGGGCCGACCTGCGCCTGGTCGTGCGCGCCACGGTCGCGGAGTTCGCCGACCCGCGGCTGTCCGCCACCACCCGCGCGCTCACCGTCGAGACGCTCTCCGACGAGACGATGGCCGGGGAGGTGCGCGACCGGCTGCTCCGCCCGCAGCTCGACGCGGTCAAGGACCGGCTCCGCGCCGGCGGCGTACCCGCGGATGTCGATCTGGATGTGGCCGTGGAGTTGATCTTCGGTCCGATCTACCATCGCTGGCTGCTGCGCACCGGCCCGCTCACCGAGGACTATGCGGACCGCCTGGTCGATCTCGTGATGGCCGCGATAGGAGACCGCGCTTCGGGGTAA
- a CDS encoding macrolide family glycosyltransferase has protein sequence MVSIPFHGHVNPSLDLVRALVARGHRVTYANDPSFAETVRATGAELRPYDSTLPTDGGADLDGIDQLTLFLDDAIAMLPQLRGAYAADRPDLFLYDIAGSPARLLGASWGVPAIQLSPTYVPWEGYEEEMAEVIDGMKADPRGAAYHRRFTEWLTAQGSPITDGPAFMGRPDRGLSLIPRALQPHADRVDPAVFQFVGPLLGARATAGDWTRPAGAEKVLLVSLGSAFTRHPDFYRRCIAAFGTLPGWHTVLQIGGQVDPSELGEVPPSVEVHPWVPQPAILAQADAFLTHAGMGGSAEGLFHGVPMIAAPQAADQFANAEQLAALGVGRVISLETVTADELRAALIALTTDPAVAARSAELSREVRAESGVDRAVGLIEAALPAAPDA, from the coding sequence ATGGTCAGCATCCCGTTCCACGGGCACGTCAACCCGAGCCTCGACCTGGTGCGCGCGCTCGTCGCCCGCGGCCACCGGGTCACCTACGCCAACGACCCGTCCTTCGCCGAGACCGTGCGCGCCACCGGGGCGGAGCTGAGACCGTACGATTCGACGCTGCCGACGGACGGCGGCGCGGACCTGGACGGCATCGACCAGCTCACGCTCTTCCTGGACGACGCGATCGCGATGCTCCCCCAGCTGCGCGGCGCCTACGCGGCGGACCGCCCGGACCTGTTCCTCTACGACATCGCGGGCTCCCCCGCCCGGCTCCTCGGCGCGTCCTGGGGCGTGCCGGCGATCCAGCTGAGCCCGACCTACGTGCCGTGGGAGGGCTACGAGGAGGAGATGGCCGAGGTCATCGACGGGATGAAGGCGGATCCGCGCGGCGCCGCCTACCACCGGCGCTTCACCGAGTGGCTCACAGCGCAGGGTTCGCCGATCACGGACGGGCCCGCGTTCATGGGCCGGCCGGACCGAGGGCTGTCGCTCATCCCGCGGGCGCTTCAGCCGCACGCCGACCGGGTCGACCCGGCGGTCTTCCAGTTCGTCGGCCCGCTGCTCGGCGCGCGCGCCACCGCCGGCGACTGGACCCGGCCGGCCGGCGCGGAGAAGGTGCTGCTGGTCTCGCTCGGCTCCGCGTTCACCCGGCACCCGGACTTCTACCGTCGCTGCATCGCCGCGTTCGGCACGCTCCCCGGCTGGCACACCGTGCTCCAGATCGGCGGTCAGGTCGACCCGTCCGAGCTGGGCGAGGTGCCGCCGAGCGTCGAGGTGCACCCGTGGGTGCCACAGCCGGCGATCCTGGCGCAGGCCGACGCGTTCCTCACCCACGCCGGCATGGGCGGCAGCGCCGAGGGCCTGTTCCACGGCGTCCCGATGATCGCGGCACCGCAGGCGGCCGACCAGTTCGCCAACGCGGAGCAGCTGGCCGCGCTCGGCGTGGGCCGGGTGATCTCCCTGGAGACGGTCACGGCGGACGAGCTGCGGGCGGCGCTGATCGCACTGACCACGGACCCGGCGGTGGCGGCGCGGTCCGCGGAGTTGAGCCGCGAGGTGCGCGCGGAGAGCGGTGTCGACCGCGCGGTCGGCCTGATCGAGGCCGCGCTGCCCGCCGCCCCGGACGCCTGA
- a CDS encoding PQQ-dependent sugar dehydrogenase: protein MRRTVALTSVVALGLALAGAVSAHAAAEADAVPLAEGFDFSAPQVVAQGLEVPWGLAWLPGGDALVAERMSARLLRIPAGGGAVQTVGTVPGVSPVGEAGLLGLAVSPDEWVYAYLTSANDNRIVRFRLDALGSPQTIVTGIPRGSIHAGGRIAFGPDGKLYAGAGDAGTTANAQNPASLGGKILRLNPDGTVPSDNPTAGSLVYSLGHRNVQGLAWDAAGRLYASEFGQNTWDEVNLITPGANYGWPVVEGDGNDARYVDPLVVWSTAQASPSGAAISGSTLYVAALRGTRLWTVPLTADGGAGTPVAVLQGQFGRLRTVEVAPDGSLWVATSNRDGRGSPAATDDRILRFPPTA, encoded by the coding sequence ATGCGGAGAACCGTTGCCCTGACCTCGGTCGTCGCGCTCGGTCTGGCACTCGCCGGCGCGGTGAGCGCGCACGCGGCGGCCGAGGCGGACGCCGTACCGCTGGCCGAAGGTTTTGATTTCAGTGCTCCTCAGGTCGTGGCGCAAGGGCTCGAGGTGCCGTGGGGGCTGGCCTGGCTGCCGGGCGGCGATGCGCTGGTCGCGGAGCGAATGAGCGCGCGGCTGCTGCGAATCCCGGCCGGCGGTGGCGCGGTCCAGACCGTCGGGACCGTGCCGGGGGTGTCACCGGTCGGCGAGGCGGGGCTGCTCGGGCTCGCGGTGTCGCCGGACGAGTGGGTCTACGCCTATCTCACCAGCGCGAACGACAACCGGATCGTGCGCTTCCGGCTGGATGCGCTCGGCTCGCCGCAGACGATCGTGACCGGCATCCCGCGCGGCAGCATCCACGCCGGCGGCCGGATCGCGTTCGGGCCGGACGGCAAGCTCTACGCCGGTGCCGGTGACGCGGGCACCACGGCCAACGCGCAGAACCCGGCCAGCCTCGGCGGCAAGATCCTCAGGCTGAACCCGGACGGTACGGTGCCGTCCGACAACCCGACGGCGGGCTCGCTCGTCTACTCGCTCGGCCACCGCAACGTGCAGGGGCTGGCCTGGGACGCGGCCGGGCGGCTCTACGCGTCGGAGTTCGGCCAGAACACCTGGGACGAGGTCAACCTGATCACCCCGGGCGCGAACTACGGCTGGCCGGTCGTGGAGGGCGACGGCAACGACGCGCGCTACGTCGATCCGCTGGTCGTCTGGTCGACCGCGCAGGCCTCGCCGAGCGGCGCCGCGATCTCCGGCTCCACGCTCTACGTCGCGGCGCTGCGCGGCACCCGGCTCTGGACCGTCCCGCTGACCGCCGACGGCGGCGCCGGCACGCCGGTCGCGGTCTTGCAGGGCCAGTTCGGCCGGCTGCGCACGGTCGAGGTCGCTCCGGACGGCTCCCTCTGGGTGGCCACCAGCAACCGCGACGGCCGCGGCTCCCCTGCCGCGACCGACGACCGCATCCTCCGCTTCCCACCCACCGCCTGA
- a CDS encoding GNAT family N-acetyltransferase, with protein MLTMPVRQLGETERSAVMRVLDSDPFATAQVAERIAAHGLSWWRSDGRIYGYGARRHLESLLWSGAHLTPILATPPAVEAFAELIAGEHRICSSIVGRADAVLGLWDHLAGTWGHPREVRPNQPILATGELPPVRPDPAVRLAENAEIDLVFPAAVAMYTEEVGVSPLADGGGSGYKRRVAELVRSRRTYVRIENRQVVFKAELAVVTSHTAQVQGVWVNPAWRGLGIAAPAMAAVVTDALRRVAPTVSLYVNDYNHAARRVYARCGFRSAGTFATILF; from the coding sequence GTGCTGACGATGCCGGTTCGCCAGCTCGGCGAGACCGAGCGCTCGGCGGTGATGAGAGTCCTCGACTCGGATCCGTTCGCGACCGCCCAGGTCGCCGAGCGCATCGCCGCGCACGGCCTCTCCTGGTGGCGCAGCGACGGCCGGATCTACGGCTACGGCGCCCGCCGCCACCTGGAGTCGCTGCTCTGGTCCGGCGCCCACCTCACCCCGATCCTCGCCACGCCGCCCGCGGTGGAGGCGTTCGCCGAGCTGATCGCGGGCGAGCACCGGATCTGCTCGTCGATCGTCGGTCGCGCCGACGCCGTGCTCGGCCTCTGGGACCACCTCGCCGGCACCTGGGGTCACCCCCGCGAGGTCCGGCCGAACCAGCCGATCCTGGCCACCGGCGAGCTGCCCCCGGTGCGCCCCGACCCCGCCGTGCGCCTCGCGGAGAACGCGGAGATAGACCTGGTCTTCCCGGCCGCGGTCGCGATGTACACCGAAGAGGTCGGCGTCTCCCCGCTCGCCGACGGCGGCGGCAGCGGCTACAAGCGCCGCGTCGCCGAGCTGGTCCGCTCCCGCCGGACGTACGTCCGTATCGAGAACCGCCAGGTCGTCTTCAAGGCCGAGCTGGCCGTGGTCACGTCGCACACCGCCCAGGTCCAGGGCGTCTGGGTCAACCCGGCCTGGCGCGGCCTCGGCATCGCCGCGCCCGCCATGGCCGCCGTGGTCACCGACGCACTCCGCCGCGTCGCGCCCACCGTCAGCCTCTACGTCAACGACTACAACCACGCGGCTCGCCGCGTCTACGCCCGCTGCGGCTTCCGCTCCGCCGGCACGTTCGCCACCATCCTCTTCTGA
- a CDS encoding LacI family DNA-binding transcriptional regulator, translating into MAEQNRFRSTRPQRHRPTMDDVAAVAGVSRGTVSRVLNGGHNVSGPALEAVERAIRKTGYVVNQHARSLVTQRSDSVAFILSEPQDRLFEDPNFNNLLRGCTQILAEHDITLLLTVAGTSEDRKRIGRWVTAGHVDGALVVSNHLGSPLLDELKGRGLPFVVCGRPLGHEREVSYVAADDRDGARQMVTYLRSRGHQRIGIITGPLDTSGGVDRLAGYRDVAGDVEPALIEAGDYSQASGEAAMERLLRASPELDAVFVCSDLMAAGAIAYLQRIGKRVPDDIAIGGFDDSKVATTLTPGLTTIRQPFTRVSQEMVRLLLAHIAGDQHAAVILPTELVIRESA; encoded by the coding sequence GTGGCCGAGCAGAACCGTTTCCGCAGCACCCGCCCGCAGCGTCACCGCCCGACGATGGACGACGTCGCCGCGGTCGCGGGTGTCTCGCGGGGCACGGTCTCCCGCGTGCTCAACGGCGGCCACAACGTCAGCGGCCCGGCGCTGGAGGCGGTCGAGCGGGCCATCCGCAAGACCGGTTACGTGGTCAACCAGCACGCGCGCAGCCTGGTCACCCAGCGCTCCGACTCGGTCGCGTTCATCCTGTCCGAGCCACAGGACCGGCTCTTCGAGGACCCGAACTTCAACAACCTGCTGCGCGGCTGCACCCAGATCCTGGCCGAGCACGACATCACGCTGCTGCTCACCGTGGCCGGCACCAGCGAGGACCGCAAGCGCATCGGCCGCTGGGTGACGGCCGGCCACGTGGACGGCGCGCTCGTCGTCTCCAACCACCTGGGCAGCCCGCTGCTGGACGAACTGAAGGGCCGCGGGCTGCCGTTCGTGGTCTGCGGCCGACCGCTCGGCCACGAGCGCGAGGTCAGCTACGTCGCGGCCGACGACCGGGACGGCGCCCGGCAGATGGTCACCTACCTGCGGTCCCGCGGCCACCAGCGGATCGGCATCATCACCGGGCCGCTGGACACGTCCGGCGGCGTCGACCGGCTGGCCGGCTACCGCGACGTGGCCGGTGACGTGGAGCCGGCGCTGATCGAGGCCGGCGACTACAGCCAGGCGTCCGGCGAGGCCGCGATGGAACGGCTGCTTCGGGCGAGCCCGGAGCTGGACGCGGTCTTCGTCTGCTCCGACCTGATGGCGGCCGGCGCGATCGCCTACCTCCAGCGCATCGGCAAGCGCGTACCGGACGACATCGCGATCGGCGGCTTCGACGACTCCAAGGTCGCCACCACGCTCACGCCCGGCCTGACCACGATCCGCCAGCCGTTCACCCGGGTCAGCCAGGAGATGGTCCGCCTGCTGCTCGCTCACATCGCCGGCGACCAGCACGCCGCCGTCATCCTCCCCACCGAACTGGTCATCCGCGAATCCGCCTAG